In a genomic window of Chrysemys picta bellii isolate R12L10 chromosome 1, ASM1138683v2, whole genome shotgun sequence:
- the LOC101950857 gene encoding T-cell surface antigen CD2-like isoform X3, whose translation MEGLTATRPLPSPQLLQRKAADHRRTSSPWPGAFFPAGQFAAMILKMNFRGIFLAKCLVVLFSCVKGSADEDPKVYGIQNSSVFLNIPDFKVEKQQEITWLKNSIHLTKGKGSNVKYYKDRKKYEMFTNGTLKIDCLVEEDSGNYKVIVYNGMGSLQVEKNLLLSIQEIVSKPEIKWICSQKLIKVICEVKQKNKPALYLLQNNTMLSVNGPIYTNGTWKIEYPPKARILTAKFQCEVKNDVSKRTDDQEIKCSDDETPMQIQQVDDELKYRELPQSLVHAP comes from the exons ATGGAAGGGCTGACCGCGAcccgcccccttcccagcccacaGCTGCTGCAGCGAAAGGCAGCTGATCATCGTAGAACTTCatctccctggccaggagctttCTTCCCGGCGGGGCAGTTTGCAGCTATGATTTTGAAAATGAACTTTAGGGGGATCTTTCTAGCCAAGTGCCTGGTGGTTTTATTCTCCTGTGTAAAAG GTTCTGCAGACGAAGACCCTAAAGTGTATGGTATTCAGAACAGTTCTGTTTTCTTGAACATTCCTGACTTCAAAGTGGAAAAGCAACAGGAAATAACATGGCTCAAAAATTCAATACACCTCACGAAAGGCAAAGGTTCTAATGTGAAATATTACAAGGATAGGAAAAAGTATGAGATGTTCACCAATGGAACCCTGAAAATAGATTGTCTGGTGGAAGAGGACAGTGGAAATTACAAAGTAATCGTGTACAATGGCATGGGAAGTCTGCAAGTGGAGAAGAACTTACTTCTGAGCATTCAGG AAATTGTCTCTAAACCAGAAATCAAATGGATATGTTCACAAAAATTAATAAAGGTGATCTGTGAGGTGAAACAGAAGAACAAACCTGCTTTGTATTTGCTTCAAAATAACACAATGCTCTCTGTAAATGGGCCAATATATACAAATGGCACATGGAAGATTGAATATCCACCCAAGGCCAGAATCCTTACTGCAAAGTTCCAATGTGAAGTTAAAAATGACGTTAGCAAGAGAACTGATGATCAGGAAATCAAATGTTCAG